The Castanea sativa cultivar Marrone di Chiusa Pesio chromosome 11, ASM4071231v1 genome contains a region encoding:
- the LOC142615243 gene encoding very-long-chain aldehyde decarbonylase CER1-like isoform X2, whose product MATKPGILTDWPWKPLGSFKYVILVPWVVHSTYSMIVKGEGETDLVYFLTFPFLLVRMIHNQIWISISRYQTAKGKNRIVDKSIEFEQVDRERNWDDQILFNGIIFYIAYMTIPQSHNLPLWRTNGVVITSLLHAGPVEFLYYWFHRALHHHYLYSRYHSHHHSSIVTEPITSVIHPFAEHIVYFMLFSIPMLTTVFTGTGSLVSITGYILYIDVMNNMGHCNFELIPKRLFSIFPPLKYLMFHSLHHTQFRTNYSLFMPIYDYVYGTMDKSTDAVYETSLERSEESPKVVHLTHLTTLESIYYLRLGFATLASKPHTSKWYLWLMWPMTSWSLIITRIYGNTFVVEANTFGKLKWQSWVVPRYTIQYKLQWPREAINSMIERAILDAEMKGVKVLSLGLLNQGEELNRNGELYIQRYPQLKLNLVDGSSLVVAVVLNSIPKRTTQVLLRGKLTKVAYAIANTLCERNIKVATLYKDEYEKLHLRLTTKLKSNLILSTSCAQKTWLVGDGWTEKEQLKASKGTLFIPFSQFPPKKMSKDCFYHSTPAMITPKSFTNIHSCENWLSRRVMSAWRIAGILHGLEGWNVHECGDSMFNIEEIWQASLRHGFRPLTMPN is encoded by the exons ATGGCTACCAAACCAGGGATCTTGACTGACTGGCCATGGAAGCCTCTTGGGAGCTTTAAG TATGTGATTTTGGTCCCATGGGTGGTTCATAGCACATACTCAATGATAGTCAAGGGAGAAGGCGAAACAGACCTCGTCTACTTTCTCACATTCCCTTTCCTTTTGGTGAGGATGATTCACAATCAGATATGGATTTCTATTTCTCGTTACCAAACAGCCAAAGGCAAAAATAGGATTGTGGACAAAAGTATCGAATTCGAGCAAGTTGACAGAGAAAGAAATTG GGATGACCAGATATTGTTCAATGGGATCATATTTTATATAGCATACATGACAATCCCTCAGAGTCATAACCTACCCTTGTGGAGAACAAATGGTGTGGTTATCACAAGTTTGCTTCATGCGGGTCCAGTGGAGTTCCTCTACTACTGGTTTCACCGAGCATTACACCATCATTATCTTTACTCTCGTTATCATTCCCACCACCATTCTTCCATTGTCACTGAACCTATTACAT CTGTGATTCATCCTTTCGCCGAACACATAGTATATTTCATGCTCTTCTCAATACCCATGTTGACCACAGTGTTCACCGGAACTGGTTCCTTAGTATCCATAACTGGTTATATTCTGTATATTGATGTCATGAACAACATGGGTCACTGCAACTTTGAGCTCATTCCAAAGAGGCTCTTCTCCATCTTCCCTCCTTTAAAATATCTCAT GTTTCATTCACTACATCACACCCAATTCCGCACCAATTACTCACTTTTCATGCCTATATATGACTACGTCTATGGAACAATGGACAAGTCCACGGATGCTGTATATGAAACTTCACTTGAAAGATCTGAAGAGTCACCAAAAGTGGTACATCTAACCCATCTGACCACATTGGAGTCCATCTATTATCTACGGCTAGGATTTGCCACCTTGGCCTCCAAGCCCCACACTTCCAAATGGTACTTGTGGTTGATGTGGCCTATGACGTCTTGGTCCCTGATCATCACACGGATCTATGGAAACACGTTTGTTGTAGAGGCAAACACCTTCGGAAAGCTCAAATGGCAGTCTTGGGTGGTTCCAAGATACACTAtacaa tACAAGTTACAATGGCCAAGGGAAGCAATCAATAGCATGATTGAAAGAGCCATACTAGATGCTGAAATGAAAGGAGTTAAGGTGCTAAGTCTAGGCCTCCTAAATCAG GGTGAGGAACTTAATAGAAATGGTGAACTTTACATCCAAAGGTACCCTCAGCTGAAACTAAATCTGGTGGATGGAAGTAGTTTAGTAGTGGCTGTTGTGCTAAATAGCATTCCAAAACGAACAACCCAAGTGCTCCTTAGAGGCAAACTTACTAAGGTTGCTTATGCCATTGCCAATACTCTATGTGAAAGAAATATAAAG GTGGCAACATTATACAAGGACGAGTATGAGAAGCTTCACTTAAGGCTTACCACCAAGTTGAAAAGTAACTTAATACTTTCAACAAGCTGTGCTCAGAAG ACATGGTTAGTAGGAGATGGATGGACCGAAAAGGAACAACTGAAGGCATCAAAAGGAACATTATTCATTCCTTTTTCTCAATTCCCACCAAAGAAAATGAGCAAAGATTGTTTCTATCATAGCACACCAGCAATGATCACTCCCAAATCGTTTACGAACATTCACTCTTGTGAG AATTGGCTATCAAGAAGAGTGATGAGTGCTTGGCGTATTGCTGGGATATTGCATGGTTTAGAAGGATGGAATGTGCACGAGTGTGGGGACTCCATGTTCAACATCGAGGAGATATGGCAAGCAAGTCTTCGACATGGTTTCCGACCATTAACGATGCCCAACTGA
- the LOC142615243 gene encoding very-long-chain aldehyde decarbonylase CER1-like isoform X1 codes for MATKPGILTDWPWKPLGSFKYVILVPWVVHSTYSMIVKGEGETDLVYFLTFPFLLVRMIHNQIWISISRYQTAKGKNRIVDKSIEFEQVDRERNWDDQILFNGIIFYIAYMTIPQSHNLPLWRTNGVVITSLLHAGPVEFLYYWFHRALHHHYLYSRYHSHHHSSIVTEPITSVIHPFAEHIVYFMLFSIPMLTTVFTGTGSLVSITGYILYIDVMNNMGHCNFELIPKRLFSIFPPLKYLMYTPSFHSLHHTQFRTNYSLFMPIYDYVYGTMDKSTDAVYETSLERSEESPKVVHLTHLTTLESIYYLRLGFATLASKPHTSKWYLWLMWPMTSWSLIITRIYGNTFVVEANTFGKLKWQSWVVPRYTIQYKLQWPREAINSMIERAILDAEMKGVKVLSLGLLNQGEELNRNGELYIQRYPQLKLNLVDGSSLVVAVVLNSIPKRTTQVLLRGKLTKVAYAIANTLCERNIKVATLYKDEYEKLHLRLTTKLKSNLILSTSCAQKTWLVGDGWTEKEQLKASKGTLFIPFSQFPPKKMSKDCFYHSTPAMITPKSFTNIHSCENWLSRRVMSAWRIAGILHGLEGWNVHECGDSMFNIEEIWQASLRHGFRPLTMPN; via the exons ATGGCTACCAAACCAGGGATCTTGACTGACTGGCCATGGAAGCCTCTTGGGAGCTTTAAG TATGTGATTTTGGTCCCATGGGTGGTTCATAGCACATACTCAATGATAGTCAAGGGAGAAGGCGAAACAGACCTCGTCTACTTTCTCACATTCCCTTTCCTTTTGGTGAGGATGATTCACAATCAGATATGGATTTCTATTTCTCGTTACCAAACAGCCAAAGGCAAAAATAGGATTGTGGACAAAAGTATCGAATTCGAGCAAGTTGACAGAGAAAGAAATTG GGATGACCAGATATTGTTCAATGGGATCATATTTTATATAGCATACATGACAATCCCTCAGAGTCATAACCTACCCTTGTGGAGAACAAATGGTGTGGTTATCACAAGTTTGCTTCATGCGGGTCCAGTGGAGTTCCTCTACTACTGGTTTCACCGAGCATTACACCATCATTATCTTTACTCTCGTTATCATTCCCACCACCATTCTTCCATTGTCACTGAACCTATTACAT CTGTGATTCATCCTTTCGCCGAACACATAGTATATTTCATGCTCTTCTCAATACCCATGTTGACCACAGTGTTCACCGGAACTGGTTCCTTAGTATCCATAACTGGTTATATTCTGTATATTGATGTCATGAACAACATGGGTCACTGCAACTTTGAGCTCATTCCAAAGAGGCTCTTCTCCATCTTCCCTCCTTTAAAATATCTCATGTACACACCTTC GTTTCATTCACTACATCACACCCAATTCCGCACCAATTACTCACTTTTCATGCCTATATATGACTACGTCTATGGAACAATGGACAAGTCCACGGATGCTGTATATGAAACTTCACTTGAAAGATCTGAAGAGTCACCAAAAGTGGTACATCTAACCCATCTGACCACATTGGAGTCCATCTATTATCTACGGCTAGGATTTGCCACCTTGGCCTCCAAGCCCCACACTTCCAAATGGTACTTGTGGTTGATGTGGCCTATGACGTCTTGGTCCCTGATCATCACACGGATCTATGGAAACACGTTTGTTGTAGAGGCAAACACCTTCGGAAAGCTCAAATGGCAGTCTTGGGTGGTTCCAAGATACACTAtacaa tACAAGTTACAATGGCCAAGGGAAGCAATCAATAGCATGATTGAAAGAGCCATACTAGATGCTGAAATGAAAGGAGTTAAGGTGCTAAGTCTAGGCCTCCTAAATCAG GGTGAGGAACTTAATAGAAATGGTGAACTTTACATCCAAAGGTACCCTCAGCTGAAACTAAATCTGGTGGATGGAAGTAGTTTAGTAGTGGCTGTTGTGCTAAATAGCATTCCAAAACGAACAACCCAAGTGCTCCTTAGAGGCAAACTTACTAAGGTTGCTTATGCCATTGCCAATACTCTATGTGAAAGAAATATAAAG GTGGCAACATTATACAAGGACGAGTATGAGAAGCTTCACTTAAGGCTTACCACCAAGTTGAAAAGTAACTTAATACTTTCAACAAGCTGTGCTCAGAAG ACATGGTTAGTAGGAGATGGATGGACCGAAAAGGAACAACTGAAGGCATCAAAAGGAACATTATTCATTCCTTTTTCTCAATTCCCACCAAAGAAAATGAGCAAAGATTGTTTCTATCATAGCACACCAGCAATGATCACTCCCAAATCGTTTACGAACATTCACTCTTGTGAG AATTGGCTATCAAGAAGAGTGATGAGTGCTTGGCGTATTGCTGGGATATTGCATGGTTTAGAAGGATGGAATGTGCACGAGTGTGGGGACTCCATGTTCAACATCGAGGAGATATGGCAAGCAAGTCTTCGACATGGTTTCCGACCATTAACGATGCCCAACTGA
- the LOC142615243 gene encoding very-long-chain aldehyde decarbonylase CER1-like isoform X3: protein MTIPQSHNLPLWRTNGVVITSLLHAGPVEFLYYWFHRALHHHYLYSRYHSHHHSSIVTEPITSVIHPFAEHIVYFMLFSIPMLTTVFTGTGSLVSITGYILYIDVMNNMGHCNFELIPKRLFSIFPPLKYLMYTPSFHSLHHTQFRTNYSLFMPIYDYVYGTMDKSTDAVYETSLERSEESPKVVHLTHLTTLESIYYLRLGFATLASKPHTSKWYLWLMWPMTSWSLIITRIYGNTFVVEANTFGKLKWQSWVVPRYTIQYKLQWPREAINSMIERAILDAEMKGVKVLSLGLLNQGEELNRNGELYIQRYPQLKLNLVDGSSLVVAVVLNSIPKRTTQVLLRGKLTKVAYAIANTLCERNIKVATLYKDEYEKLHLRLTTKLKSNLILSTSCAQKTWLVGDGWTEKEQLKASKGTLFIPFSQFPPKKMSKDCFYHSTPAMITPKSFTNIHSCENWLSRRVMSAWRIAGILHGLEGWNVHECGDSMFNIEEIWQASLRHGFRPLTMPN, encoded by the exons ATGACAATCCCTCAGAGTCATAACCTACCCTTGTGGAGAACAAATGGTGTGGTTATCACAAGTTTGCTTCATGCGGGTCCAGTGGAGTTCCTCTACTACTGGTTTCACCGAGCATTACACCATCATTATCTTTACTCTCGTTATCATTCCCACCACCATTCTTCCATTGTCACTGAACCTATTACAT CTGTGATTCATCCTTTCGCCGAACACATAGTATATTTCATGCTCTTCTCAATACCCATGTTGACCACAGTGTTCACCGGAACTGGTTCCTTAGTATCCATAACTGGTTATATTCTGTATATTGATGTCATGAACAACATGGGTCACTGCAACTTTGAGCTCATTCCAAAGAGGCTCTTCTCCATCTTCCCTCCTTTAAAATATCTCATGTACACACCTTC GTTTCATTCACTACATCACACCCAATTCCGCACCAATTACTCACTTTTCATGCCTATATATGACTACGTCTATGGAACAATGGACAAGTCCACGGATGCTGTATATGAAACTTCACTTGAAAGATCTGAAGAGTCACCAAAAGTGGTACATCTAACCCATCTGACCACATTGGAGTCCATCTATTATCTACGGCTAGGATTTGCCACCTTGGCCTCCAAGCCCCACACTTCCAAATGGTACTTGTGGTTGATGTGGCCTATGACGTCTTGGTCCCTGATCATCACACGGATCTATGGAAACACGTTTGTTGTAGAGGCAAACACCTTCGGAAAGCTCAAATGGCAGTCTTGGGTGGTTCCAAGATACACTAtacaa tACAAGTTACAATGGCCAAGGGAAGCAATCAATAGCATGATTGAAAGAGCCATACTAGATGCTGAAATGAAAGGAGTTAAGGTGCTAAGTCTAGGCCTCCTAAATCAG GGTGAGGAACTTAATAGAAATGGTGAACTTTACATCCAAAGGTACCCTCAGCTGAAACTAAATCTGGTGGATGGAAGTAGTTTAGTAGTGGCTGTTGTGCTAAATAGCATTCCAAAACGAACAACCCAAGTGCTCCTTAGAGGCAAACTTACTAAGGTTGCTTATGCCATTGCCAATACTCTATGTGAAAGAAATATAAAG GTGGCAACATTATACAAGGACGAGTATGAGAAGCTTCACTTAAGGCTTACCACCAAGTTGAAAAGTAACTTAATACTTTCAACAAGCTGTGCTCAGAAG ACATGGTTAGTAGGAGATGGATGGACCGAAAAGGAACAACTGAAGGCATCAAAAGGAACATTATTCATTCCTTTTTCTCAATTCCCACCAAAGAAAATGAGCAAAGATTGTTTCTATCATAGCACACCAGCAATGATCACTCCCAAATCGTTTACGAACATTCACTCTTGTGAG AATTGGCTATCAAGAAGAGTGATGAGTGCTTGGCGTATTGCTGGGATATTGCATGGTTTAGAAGGATGGAATGTGCACGAGTGTGGGGACTCCATGTTCAACATCGAGGAGATATGGCAAGCAAGTCTTCGACATGGTTTCCGACCATTAACGATGCCCAACTGA